The DNA window AGCTGCTTAAAGTTCTCCATGGGTATGTGCTGAAAGGTCTCAAACATTTCCTCCATGATGGCCTGGAACTACGGAGGAGGGGAAGGGATTCTAGAGATTATAATAGAGCTAATAGCTCCATACTTACCACTTGAAACTTGGCCTCATCGGTCAGGCGTGCCTCCTCTGGTCCTGGATTCGCCTGCTGATGCTGCAGCATGTTCTCGTAGCCGTTCTTAATGATCCGCAACGCTGTTACCTCCTTCTGTAGCGCCGATCCCTCGTCCTCCTGCTTGAGCTTCTGCTGGTTAAGGTAGCCAATGTACTCGATGGACTTCTGCAGAATCAGGGCCTTGCTGAGCTTGTAGCCGGAGGAGTCGTTGGTCTGGCAGCGCGGCACCAGCTCCTGCAGGCTGTCGTAGCCCTTCTTGATGGCATCGCGCCGCTTCTGCTCCGCCTGGGTGTGCGCTTCCCTTCTCCGCTCCTTGTAACTCAGCGTGGAATTGGCGGCAGTGGAATGGCGCGCATCGCCGctatcgtcgtcgtcgtctgcGATACAGAACCGAAACATGAGACGCGGACACAGTACAATGTAATAAAATGCTGCTGATAGCGAGTAATTCAATGCCACTGCTTTATCAGCTGCCCCCGCCCCGCACTCTTCGCTAGCGTGACCGATCTTGACCAGCGTTCGCCCACCTGAATTGTGCGCCGAGGAGTTCGGAGTGTGCGTGCTGCCCGCACTGCTGCACCGCGAGTAGTGCTTGCTGCTGTGGTCCTGGTCGTGCTCCATGCCGAAAACGTCTTCCTTGGTGGCCCCCACGTTGTTATTATCGCTCATCGTCAACTGCGACGTTTTGGAAttcccaaaacaaaaacaccagCAGCGGTGTGACCGTCGCGAGGTAGCGCGAAAAGCCTTCGTTATATGACGGTCACATGTAACATTGTGCGATAGTTTTAAAGAATCTTTAAAACATCGTATTTttataagaaatattttttctgaTTTAAGGTAACTTAATTATAATGTTATGCAACCAACTATacttgttattattttcattaagTAAAATGTTCAGCCATAATAACAAAGTTTTCAGAAactcaatttaattaattttttgtagcAGAGTGTAAGTTGTGGTACGTTCAATCAACGAACGATATTTGTATCGATATTTCGGCCACCTCTACCGGTCCGGATGATGACATTCGCGTTTTTTTCTTGTTGAACTTTGCCGTCGTGTCGCTTTCTTCGGGGTTATTGCTTAAATTAAGCGGGTTTTTCGGCTGCAATTTGTGATCGGCGGACGCACAAGGAATCAATCATGGGCCTGCTATACGCGCTGCGCGTGAGGATCATGAACTTCATGATTTTCTTCCTCCTCATCATCCTAATGCCCGGTCTTCCGCCGCGCACCACCTTCCCCTTCAAGGACTATATGTAAGTGCCTGCCGTTCCAATTGACGTAATTCCCGTGCTAATCCTTGGAGAAATCTCCCTTCGTACAGTGTGACCCCGCCCAAAGACCTGAAGGGTGCGCTGGAATCGAACTTTCACCTGGAGGGAGCGGAGCGACTGCTGGAGGGGCGGGTCTACGGCCCGGAGTGTCTGATAGCCCGCAACAACGAGATCTACACCGGCATCCACGGCGGTGAGGTCATCAAGCTAACGTCCAACCATGTCACGCATGTCACCAAGATCGGCCAGCCCTGCGGTGCGTATTTTCGAGTCCTATAAAGGGAGTTTCATTTTATAATAGTAATCCCCTTGCAGAGGATATCTACGAGGAGTCCAGGTGCGGCCGTCCTCTGGGACTGGCCTTTGATACACAGGGCAACAACCTCATCGTCGCTGATGCCTACTACGGCCTGTGGCAGGTGGACCTGGGCACCAATAAGAAGACTTTGCTGGTCTCGCCCGCCCAGGAGCTTGCCGGCAAGTCCATCAACCGCCCTGCCAAGATTTTCAACGGTGTGACCGTGAGCAAACAGGGCGACGTCTACTGGACGGACTCCTCGTCGGACTTCACCATCGAAGACCTCGTCTTTGCCAGCTTTGCTAACCCCTCCGGCCGGTGAGTTCATCGCAAATTATAGCGCAACTGTCTAATATTGCTAGTTTTCAAAGTGATAGCTATTCGGAATAGGGCTACAGTGGTAGCCCATTACATTGTATTTCTATACAAAACGAGTTTTGTGACCCATTTAAGATTATTTAAAACGCTTGTAGCGGACACGAGTGATTC is part of the Drosophila sechellia strain sech25 chromosome 3R, ASM438219v1, whole genome shotgun sequence genome and encodes:
- the LOC6617171 gene encoding max-like protein X, which gives rise to MSDNNNVGATKEDVFGMEHDQDHSSKHYSRCSSAGSTHTPNSSAHNSDDDDDSGDARHSTAANSTLSYKERRREAHTQAEQKRRDAIKKGYDSLQELVPRCQTNDSSGYKLSKALILQKSIEYIGYLNQQKLKQEDEGSALQKEVTALRIIKNGYENMLQHQQANPGPEEARLTDEAKFQVFQAIMEEMFETFQHIPMENFKQLTTGIIPWLEEHCKPHILRNILSRTLQQMAQEAMEKQELQAMEQESSEGFS